The proteins below are encoded in one region of Pelagibacterium flavum:
- a CDS encoding ATP-binding cassette domain-containing protein — MSALRLDNISKNFGAIHALDNVSLAIEPGEVVGLMGDNGAGKSTLVKVIAGNFAPTSGQIFISNKPAEFHKPLDAQRAGIEVVYQDLAICNNLSAASNVFLGREMTKPFGPIRIVDYAGMRAKSAQLFERIKSETRPRDLVRRMSGGQRQAVAIARTLLYDARIVLMDEPTAAISVRQVAEVLKLIRYLSDQGIAVVLISHRMPDVFEVADKIAVLRRGRLVASKKASESSPEEVTGLITGAIEAA, encoded by the coding sequence ATGAGCGCACTCAGACTTGATAATATTAGTAAAAACTTTGGCGCAATTCACGCATTGGACAATGTATCTCTGGCCATTGAGCCAGGAGAGGTGGTTGGGCTGATGGGAGACAACGGCGCGGGGAAATCTACACTCGTTAAAGTCATTGCAGGAAACTTCGCACCCACATCAGGTCAGATCTTTATTTCCAATAAGCCTGCTGAATTTCACAAGCCGCTTGACGCGCAGCGGGCGGGAATCGAAGTCGTGTACCAGGACCTCGCGATCTGCAACAATCTCTCGGCCGCCTCCAATGTGTTTCTTGGCCGTGAGATGACCAAGCCGTTCGGGCCAATCCGCATCGTGGACTATGCCGGGATGCGCGCAAAATCAGCGCAGCTTTTCGAACGCATCAAATCGGAAACCCGGCCACGGGACCTGGTCCGGCGCATGTCGGGAGGACAACGTCAGGCCGTCGCGATTGCACGTACCCTGCTTTATGACGCCCGGATCGTGCTGATGGACGAGCCAACCGCCGCAATTTCGGTCCGCCAGGTTGCCGAAGTCCTCAAGCTCATCCGCTACCTCAGCGACCAGGGCATTGCAGTGGTTTTGATCAGCCACCGCATGCCGGACGTTTTCGAGGTCGCCGACAAGATTGCGGTGCTGCGCCGCGGGCGCCTGGTCGCAAGCAAGAAGGCGAGCGAATCTTCGCCCGAGGAAGTAACCGGGCTGATCACCGGCGCCATCGAGGCAGCCTGA